The Nerophis lumbriciformis linkage group LG27, RoL_Nlum_v2.1, whole genome shotgun sequence genome contains the following window.
atatgtatatatatatatatatatatatatgtatatatatatatatgtgtatatatatatatatatatgtatatatatatatatatatatgtgtatatatatgtatatatatatatatatatatatgtgtgtgtatatatatgtatgtatatatatatatatatatatatatatatatatgtatatatatacacacacagcccggcccccggccaaatttttttaactcaatgcggcccccgagtcaaaaagtttggggacccctaatTTATATCATAGCTTTCaccatgtaaagcactttgagtctccagagaaaaagcgctatataaaaatgaTTCACTTCACATCATTTTCAGTTGGTCATCGTGTATTTTGCATATTTGGCtattttgtgtgtatttttgtaaaggcatatcattcacaatctttatgtaagacaagaacaactttgttttCTTTTTGAATGCATTCTAAACCGTAACTAAGCGTTAGCAAGATTCAGCTAacgatggagccaatgggagttcTGCCTAtaaaaacctccaaaaacctcctttaaggttttatatacacactttaagtatatatgtagtatctagtaccattcataataacatgtcacatttatatattttatatacacactaagtatttATGTAGTATCTAGTGCCACTTATGATAACATGtcacatttacatattttatatacacactaagtatttATGTAGTATCTAGTGCCATGCATGATAACGTGACATTTAGATATTTTCGTCATTTTAAGCAAACGGCACCGTATTAATTTAACAGACGCATCccaacgttcactttcccttcaacaacaacaagactactaatcatggacttgatgagagacaacaaagactactttgggacaaatgatgatccagaaacttctatttttgagcctgaacatgaGGAGGATCTAAAAGTTTTAgaagctaaacagatgcagctttagtcaaacacgaagcatcatgtagcagtattactAAGTGCTAAATAagatttacaaacataataaaacaatcacttactgtacaatgtctactctcactgggataaagactgatgggatgtttatatcttcccctttacatcaacaattcatcatcgtcctcacaaagggttaaaaaaacaaacaagcatcttttcgtgtctttctggccatctccgggtctaagttggatgtcaaagttgaccaacttgtcagattatgtccacaaccttctactatccaggtgagaggcatgatttatcatctagactTAACTTTCACctactcagaggccatgcagctactcaatatgtcaatatagcagcataagctagttagctctctgtgatcacggtgccactaaaagtagttcctctgtgttagcgcttgtaataacaatgtggctaatacttgttaatattcaggtcaccacatgtaaatggagtattgttggcactttttcgaTGTTTTTTAGAAAGGTTTATTGGCACAGTCGTGTACTCAATTCACTACATTGTTAGCCACTTCTTACTGCCAAATTTAGAATGCACTAAAAAAAGGAAAGGATattttcttgtcttacataaggattgtgaatgataaacattccaaaaaaagtgcaattcccttttaaaaaagtgttatacaTAATGAAAGACAAAGCATATACGGTATACtctatgtatataatatacacgTATATCATGTAAACACAGAATAATACTTGTGTAGTAATAATGTTCCTGTATATAATGTAAACACAGAATAATACTTGTGTAGTAATAATGTTCCTGTATATAATGTAAACACAGAATACTTATGTAGTAATAATGTTCCTGTATATAATGTAAACACAGAATACTTATGTAGTAATAATGTTCCTGTATATAATGTAAACACAGAATAATACTTATGTAGTAATAATGTTCCTGTATTTCATGTAAACACAGAAtaatacttactgtatgtagtaATAATGTTCCTGTATGTAATGTAAACACAGAATAATACTTGTGTAGTAATAATGTTCCTGTATATAATGTAAACACAGAATAATACGTATGTAGTAACAAGTAAGACTAGTCTACAGTACTGCTAATGTCCTCCTGTTTCATGTCAAGGTTTGAGATCCCTGAGCCCAGGCCCAGTGAGGTGGATCACTTGGAAGGAGGAGAGCAGCCGCTCAGCGCCGAACTCAAACGCTTCCGCAAAGAATTTGTACAGCCAGTCCAGCTCAGGTACTGATGCCCCCTGCTGGAGGTGTCACACACTGCACACCTCTTGCCAACTTTCCTTTGTTGTCACTTTTATGAATGTCCAGGTGAGACAATACATCATGTTGTCACTTTTATGAATGTCCAGGTGACAATACATCATGTTGTCACTTTTATGAATGTCCAGGTGACAATACATCATGTTGTCACTTTTATGAATGTCCAGGTGACAATACATCATGTTGTCACACAGCACAAAGCATCATCAAACTCTAAACTCATACACATGGGATGAAATAGATACTtcaaataacacacacacacacacacacacttgtgtaaACTTGGTGAACATAAACATGATGAACATAAACTTAGTGAACAAAATCTTGATGAACATATACTTGGTGAACATAAACATGATGAACATATACGTGGTGAACATAAACTTAGTGAGCATAATCTTGATGAACATAAACTTAGTGAGCATAATTTTGATGAACATAAACTTGGTGAACATAAACATTCCCTGATGTGTCCTGCAGAGTTCTCAACGTGTGTCGTCACTGGGTGGAACATCACTTCTATGACTTTGAGAGAGACGCTCACCTGCTTCGACGACTGGAAGACTTTATTGCTTCTGTTAGAGGTTTGCACCTTGGTCTTACCTGTgtgctcacctgtgtgtgtgtgtgctcatgtaactgtgtgtgcgtgtgtgtgtgtgtgtgtgtgtgtgtgtgtgtgtgtgcgtgtgtgtgtttcaggCAAGGCGATGAGGAAGTGGGTGGAGTCCATCACCAAGATCATCCAGAGGAAGAAGCAGGTGCAGGTGAGCGGTCCAAGTCACAGCATCACCTTCCAGAACTCTCCTCCTCCCATCGAGTGGCACATCTGCAAGCCAGGAAACGTGGACCAGTTTGACCTCATGACCCTTCACCCCATCGAGATCGCCCGGCAGCTCACCCTGCTGGAGTCTGATTTCTACAGGTAAGACCGCCCCCTTTCCGGCCGGGCGCAGCGAGACCGCTGACGAGTGTCCCTCAGGTCGGTGCAGCCGTCGGAGCTGGTGGGCAGcgtgtggaccaaagaggacaaGGAGATCCACTCTCCCAACCTGCTGAGGATGATCCGACACACCACCAACCTCACCTTGTGGTTTGAAAAGTGAGACCGCCGCCTGCTCCTCGCCTCCACCTGCTCCGCCCCTTCCCACCTCTTCTCGGCGTGTGCACAGGTGCATCGTGGAGACGGAGAACCTGGAGGAACGTGTGGCGGTCGTGTCTCGCATCATCGAGATCCTTCAGGTCTTCCAGGAACTCAACAACTTCAACGGCGTTCTGGAGGTGGTCAGCGCCATGAACTCCTCCCCCGTCTACCGGCTAGACCACACTTTCGAGGTCCCCGGCGGCGCCGCCCGCATCCTCCGGTAATTCAAATACACACTTGGTTCCATTCCCTGTCTTCCTTTTCCAGCAAATTCCGAGTCGGCAGAGGAAAATTCTGGAGGAGGCTCACGAGCTGAGTGAAGACCACTACAAGAAGTACTTGGCCAAACTGCGCTCCATCAACCCTCCATGTGTCCCCTTCTTTGGTACGACGTCACGCCCTACCTGTGTGGGTCAGAGGTGGgctaacaggtgtgtgtgtgtgtgtgtgtgggcaggcATCTACCTGACCAACATCCTGAAGACGGAGGAAGGAAACCCCGACTTCCTGCACAGACACGGCAAGGAGCTGATCAACTTCAGCAAGAGAAGGAAAGTGGCTGAGATCACAGGAGAGATCCAGCAGTACCAGAACCAGCCCTACTGCCTCAGAGTGGAGAATGACGTCAGGGTGAGTCCTGCTCAACTCACTTCCTGTTGCCCTGCCACTCACCAGCTGCTTGTGTGGCGCAGAAGTTCTTCGAGAACCTCAACCCCATGGAGGACATGTGCGAGAAGGACTTTGCCGACCGTCTCTTCAACAACTCCTTGCTCATCGAGCCTCGCAACGCCCGCTCGCTGCCGCGCTTTGTGAGTACTTTCTGTTTGGCCACGCTCTCAACGGCTCGCAGCTGCTGATGTGGCGCCCCCCCGCAGGCCAAGAGGTACACGTGCCCTCTCAAGTCGCCGGGCATCCGGCCCACCTCGGCGAGGCCCGGCACCATGCGCCACCCGACGCCGCTGCAGAACGAGCCCAGGAAGATCAGCTACAGCCGCATCCCCGACAGCGAGGTGGACGGCGGCGCTGTCTCCGCCCCCAACTCCCCCTGCACGCCACTGACTCCGCCCCCAGCCTCGGCAGCCTCGAGCTCCACCGACGTGGGCAGCGTGTTTGACTCGCCGCAGGGGCCCAGCAGCCCCTTCCACTCCAGTAAGCCCCGCCCGCTGACACATGCTTGGTTactccacttcctgtttgacgTCTCCAGAGGGGAATCTCAGcttctcctcttcctcttcctcacgCTCTTCTCTCTTCACCCTGCAGCTTGCGACGCCATCTTTGGCCCGGTCTCACTGCCTCACGGCCCACGTTAGTATACCCGCCTCCTCCTGGTTTCTATAGTAACCCTCATCTCCATGGCAACAGGCAGggagggctgtgtgtgtgtgtgtgtgttcaggttgGACCCGGCTGGTGCTGACGCTGCTTTGTTTCATGGCACTTCCTGTTGGGGTCCATAGCGGTTCCCCCCGCGTTCTTTGATCCGGTCCCGCCTCCTCTAACCCTCTTCTGTCCTACAGGGTCGTCCTCGGTCTCGTCCATGGTGAGTTTCAGCCGCATTCCCGAGGACCTTCCCGTCCCTCCGCCGGTTCCCCCGCGAAGGCGACCAGAGTCCGCTCCGGCCGAGTCGTCGCCGTCCAAGGTTGTGGTGGTTCCTTTGGTTCCGCTGAGGTGCGGCAGGTGTGCTCAGTCCACCTTGTCTTGTGTGTCCTCCCCAGATGATGTCGCAGTTGGACAGCCCCCCCGCCGTGCCGCCTCGTCAGCCCACCTGTAAGCTCCTCCCCCCTCGGTACTCGTCCCTGTCGTCCTCGTCGCCGCCCGACAGCCCCCCCTTGCTGCCTCCCCGGGAACCCCTCAACTCGCCCCTGCACCTCCTCCCTCCCCCACAGGGCCGCCCCCGCGGCGAGCTGCCACCTCAGGCCTTCTTCCCTTCCACCTCCGCTCCCGCAGCGTGCTCTTCACCGCCGCTTTCCGTCAGCCCCTCCCCCGCCTCCACGAAGATGCCCCTCCCCTCTCCGCCCCTCCCTCTGGATGGGCCCCCTGTGCCCCCTCGCCACAGCGTCCCCAAGCTTCCCCCCAAGACCTACAAGAGGGAGTCTCTGAGCCACGCCCCCCTGCTGGACAGCCCCCCTGCGTtgtgagggggcggggcttgacaAGCTAACACTACAGCCGCTCGGGTCGGGCCTTCCGACGCGGACTACGTGCTCTTATTTTGAAGCCTGGAGGTACAGGAAGCAGCAGAAGGGAATAAAGGTGCCTTGAACCAAGCCACCCTCTGATTGGTCGCTTCAAGCAGGACTATTTCACTAGAGACTTTCACAATTAAAGGTTGTGTTGCCATTGAAAGAGGGGTCACATGCTTGCAAagtacttttattttgtcaagAACAGGAAGTGTCCAGCTGCTGCAGCAGTTTTTGGATGCGGTCCAGGATGATCTCGTTGGCGCCGCTGCAGTCGTCGTGTCCGTACGGAGCGGCGATGGTCAGCGCCCCCGCAACcttaagctcctccccctcctcctccaCAGGGATGCGGTTTTTCTCCAACCAGCGCCGCACCCTGCAGCGCCGCCGCACACGCTCCTGGGGCTCCATGGCGCCCGGCCCAGGAGGCGGGAAGAGCGAGTGCAGCCGCTGGGCGGTGCCTGGGTCTGCTTCCTGGAGGACCTCCACCTGCTGCACCGCCTGGCCCATCACCACCTGCACGCTGGCCCCGCCCACCGCATGCAGCTGCACCAGGACCAGGCTGGGATGTCACACAGGTCAAAGGTCAGGGGTGACTGGACGCCTCCCAAAGAATATCATATAGATCTTAAACATATAGATCATGTTATATAGATCttaaacatatacaaaccccgtttccatgagttgggaaattgtgttagatgtaaatataaacggaatacaatgatttgcaaatccttttcaagccatattcagttgaatatgctacaaagacaacatatttgatgttcaaactcataaactttattttttttttgcaaataataattaacttagaatttcatggctgcaacacgtgccaaagtagttgggaaagggcatgttcaccactgtgttacatggcctttccttttaacaacactcagtaaaggtttgggaactgaggagacacatttttgaagcttctcaggtggaattctttcccattcttgcttgatgtacagcttaagttgttcaacagtccgggggtctccgttgtgctattttaggcttcataatgcgccacacattttcaatgggagacaggtctggactacaggcaggccagtctagtacccgcactcttttactatgaagccacgttgatgtaacacgtggcttggcattgtcttgctgaaataagcaggggcgtccatggtaacgctgcttggatggcaacatatgttgctccaaaacctgtatgtacctttcagcattaatggtgccttcacagatgtgtaagttacccatgtcttgggcactaatacacccccataccatcacacatgctgccttttacactttgcgcctataacaatccggatggttctttccctctttggtccggaggacacgacgtccacagtttccaaaaacaatttgaaatgtggactcgtcagaccacagaacacttttccactttgcatcagtccatcttagatgagctcaggcccagcgaagccgacggcgtttctgggtgttgttgataaacggtttttgccttgcatagtagagtttaaacttgcacttacagatgtagcgaccaactgtaattactgacagtgggtttctgaagcgttcctgagcccatgtggtgatatcctttacacactgatgtcgcttgttgatgcagtacagcctgagggatcgaaggtcacgggcttagctgcttacgtgcagtgatttctccagattctctgaaccttttgatgatattacggaccgtagatggtgaaatctctaaattccttgcaatagctggttgagaaaggtttttcttaaactgttcaacaatttgctcacgcatttgttgacaaagtggtgaccctcgccccatccttgtttgtgaatgactgagcatttcatggaatctacttttatacccaatcatggcacccacctgttcccaattagcctgttcacctgtgggatgttccaaataagtgtttgatgagcatccctcaactttatcagtattttttgccacctttcccaacttctttgtcacgtgttgctggcatcaaattctaaagttaatgattatttgcaaaaaaaaaaagtttatgagtttgaacatcaaatatgttgtctttgtagcatattcaactgaatatggcttgaaaaggatttgcaaatcattgtattccgtttatatttacatctaacagcatttcccaactcatatggaaacggggtttgtagatctcgGCATATAGATCTTAAACATATAGATCATGTTGTGTAGATTAAACATATAGATCCTGTCATGTAGATCTTAGACATATAGATCATGTCATGCAGATCTTAGACATAGATCATGTTGTGTAGATCTTAAACATATAGATGGTGTCATGTAGATCTTAAGACTTATAGATCCTGTCATGTAGATCTTAAGACTTATAGATCCTGTCATGTAGATCTTAGACATAGATCATTTTGTGTATATCTTAAATGTATAGATTGTGtcatgtagatcagtgtttttcaaccttttttgagccgaggctcattttttcatagaaaaactcccgaggcacaccaccagcagaaaacataaaacaatgaaactcagcagctgatattgacagtaaaaagttgttgcaattgttggatatgactttaatgcataaccaaccatgcatcactatagctcttgtctcaaattaggtgtactgtcacatcacaccctgacttatttggactttttttgctgttttcctgtgtgtagtgttttacttgtctggcgctcctatcttggtgattgtcatgtcatgtacggctgtactttgtggacaccgtctgctccacgcgctgtgtaagtttttgctgtcatccagcattctgttttggtttactttgcagccagttcagttttgttttgcatagccttccctaagcttcaatgcattttctttatttttagtttaagcattagataaccTTTTTACCTTCCCCCAGCCTCTCGCTGTCATCTGCATGTTTTGATCaggacaaaccatgttcctgacgtctacaaagcaattagctacctgctgccacctactgatatggaagagtattacacactactgatatggaagagtattacacactactgatatggaagagtattacacactactgatatggaagagtattacacactactgagagtattacagggttactctgccgagctcttggcagcacagactataattactggtttgcaaagaatattgttcacccaattaggtgaaataacataatttcccacagcacaccaaacaatatctcacggtacactagtgtgccgcggcacagtggttgaaaaacactggtttaaagaTCTTAAACATAGATCGTATCATATAGATCTTAGACATAGATGATGTCATGTGTGTTCAGTAGCATTGCTTAATTGTGTACTTCCCCAGCGCGGTGGAAGTGTGACGTCACTGCATGTTTACCTGGCAGTCACGGGGTCTACAGTCAGCAGCCAGCCGCCAAACACCTCGTCTTTTCCCGCCGTCACCTTCACCTCTTTGTTGACGTAACGCGTCCACCGCAGCGGACCTAGGTGAGACCAGTCACACGGCATGACGATACAAAGATACGCTGCAGCAGTTACTGCACGAGCCGCTAACGGTCCGGCTGGGAACACAGACACGTTTAGTGGTTCCGTGAGGCAAACATTTTCAAAAGTTGACTTTAGAAGACTTCACCCATGTGTTATGTTGAACTAATGAAAGTAGTAGTACGCAAGGGTCACGTGCTTGCTCCATCCAATCAATGATCATTGTCCCAAACACTTGGCTTTGTCCTCTTGACGTCACTTCCGGCATCATCAGACACGCCATGCTCATAAGTCAACAgactataattatatatatatacatgtataaattcaTATATAATGTACCGACTGTTAGTCTATTATGTagtaattataaaatatatatttcaccAACATCATTGTTTGCATTTCAACATGACTTTTTAGAAAAGTGTTTCTGCTTTCATCGTGCGGTGCATGTGGGTCATTACACCTAAATACATCTTGTATTGTAACATTGCAAGTGACACAATCCCACCTTGGCTTCCGTTTTAGTACAACGAACTCTTACGTCACTTCCCCATCCTtgtcccggaagtcccgcccctgcAGCCTAAGCCATTGGCGAGAAGGCCGTAGTCAGCCGCTACGTGACATTCATTCAGTATTCATGAAAAAAGAAGACAACAAATGCAGTGATCGATCTTTGGCACTTATAATCCCTCATTATAGTCTGGTTTGTATTCCCTCCCCGCCCAGGTAGTGACCATGCAGTCATTGGTCACATATGAC
Protein-coding sequences here:
- the LOC133624420 gene encoding son of sevenless homolog 1-like isoform X2 — protein: MQAAPLQYDFFSEDNAPKWRGLLVPSLDKVLKQVHPNLVSQQEALQYIEQLILLLLSMLCQAQPRSVQDVEERVQKSFPHPIDKWAIADAQAAIEKRKRRNPLALPVDKIHPLLKEVLGYKIDHQVSVYMVAVLEYISADILKLAGNYVRNIRHYEISQQDITVAMCADKVLMDMFHQDEEDISGFPLTDEEPSAVEEQSYYELVRSFMADGRHFLRQLDLLIKVFRERFHANAMLFSQHDVDSIFSRVLDVQEVTVKMLGLLEDTVEMTDDGSPHPLVGSCFEDLAEELAFDPYETYAQDILRSGFHQHFLSQVTKPGAAFHLQSICQGFKEAVQYVLPRLLLTPVYYCLHLFDIIKQLEEKSEDEEDKECLKQAITALLNLQSSMERICSRSLAKRRLSESACRFYSHQMKGKHLAIKKMNEIQKNIDGWEGKDIGQCCNEFIMEGTLTRVGAKHERHIFLFDGLMVCCKTNHGPPRLPGAGSAAEYRLKEKFFMRKVQINDKDDKEGEYRHAFEIILKDGNSVVFAAKSAEEKNGWMAALISLQYRSTLERMLDTAALQEDKEQHVKLPGPDVYRFAQPDSEENVVFEDSVQSKSGIPVVKAGTVLKLIERLTFHMYADPNFVRTFLTTYRSFCKPQELLDLLIERFEIPEPRPSEVDHLEGGEQPLSAELKRFRKEFVQPVQLRVLNVCRHWVEHHFYDFERDAHLLRRLEDFIASVRGKAMRKWVESITKIIQRKKQVQVSGPSHSITFQNSPPPIEWHICKPGNVDQFDLMTLHPIEIARQLTLLESDFYRSVQPSELVGSVWTKEDKEIHSPNLLRMIRHTTNLTLWFEKCIVETENLEERVAVVSRIIEILQVFQELNNFNGVLEVVSAMNSSPVYRLDHTFEQIPSRQRKILEEAHELSEDHYKKYLAKLRSINPPCVPFFGIYLTNILKTEEGNPDFLHRHGKELINFSKRRKVAEITGEIQQYQNQPYCLRVENDVRKFFENLNPMEDMCEKDFADRLFNNSLLIEPRNARSLPRFAKRYTCPLKSPGIRPTSARPGTMRHPTPLQNEPRKISYSRIPDSEVDGGAVSAPNSPCTPLTPPPASAASSSTDVGSVFDSPQGPSSPFHSTCDAIFGPVSLPHGPRSSSVSSMVSFSRIPEDLPVPPPVPPRRRPESAPAESSPSKMMSQLDSPPAVPPRQPTCKLLPPRYSSLSSSSPPDSPPLLPPREPLNSPLHLLPPPQGRPRGELPPQAFFPSTSAPAACSSPPLSVSPSPASTKMPLPSPPLPLDGPPVPPRHSVPKLPPKTYKRESLSHAPLLDSPPAL
- the gemin6 gene encoding gem-associated protein 6 isoform X1 codes for the protein MPCDWSHLGPLRWTRYVNKEVKVTAGKDEVFGGWLLTVDPVTASLVLVQLHAVGGASVQVVMGQAVQQVEVLQEADPGTAQRLHSLFPPPGPGAMEPQERVRRRCRVRRWLEKNRIPVEEEGEELKVAGALTIAAPYGHDDCSGANEIILDRIQKLLQQLDTSCS
- the gemin6 gene encoding gem-associated protein 6 isoform X2, with product MGPLRWTRYVNKEVKVTAGKDEVFGGWLLTVDPVTASLVLVQLHAVGGASVQVVMGQAVQQVEVLQEADPGTAQRLHSLFPPPGPGAMEPQERVRRRCRVRRWLEKNRIPVEEEGEELKVAGALTIAAPYGHDDCSGANEIILDRIQKLLQQLDTSCS
- the LOC133624420 gene encoding son of sevenless homolog 1-like isoform X1, producing MQAAPLQYDFFSEDNAPKWRGLLVPSLDKVLKQVHPNLVSQQEALQYIEQLILLLLSMLCQAQPRSVQDVEERVQKSFPHPIDKWAIADAQAAIEKRKRRNPLALPVDKIHPLLKEVLGYKIDHQVSVYMVAVLEYISADILKLAGNYVRNIRHYEISQQDITVAMCADKVLMDMFHQDEEDISGFPLTDEEPSAVEEQSYYELVRSFMADGRHFLRQLDLLIKVFRERFHANAMLFSQHDVDSIFSRVLDVQEVTVKMLGLLEDTVEMTDDGSPHPLVGSCFEDLAEELAFDPYETYAQDILRSGFHQHFLSQVTKPGAAFHLQSICQGFKEAVQYVLPRLLLTPVYYCLHLFDIIKQLEEKSEDEEDKECLKQAITALLNLQSSMERICSRSLAKRRLSESACRFYSHQMKGKHLAIKKMNEIQKNIDGWEGKDIGQCCNEFIMEGTLTRVGAKHERHIFLFDGLMVCCKTNHGPPRLPGAGSAAEYRLKEKFFMRKVQINDKDDKEGEYRHAFEIILKDGNSVVFAAKSAEEKNGWMAALISLQYRSTLERMLDTAALQEDKEQHVKLPGPDVYRFAQPDSEENVVFEDSVQSKSGIPVVKAGTVLKLIERLTFHMYADPNFVRTFLTTYRSFCKPQELLDLLIERFEIPEPRPSEVDHLEGGEQPLSAELKRFRKEFVQPVQLRVLNVCRHWVEHHFYDFERDAHLLRRLEDFIASVRGKAMRKWVESITKIIQRKKQVQVSGPSHSITFQNSPPPIEWHICKPGNVDQFDLMTLHPIEIARQLTLLESDFYRSVQPSELVGSVWTKEDKEIHSPNLLRMIRHTTNLTLWFEKCIVETENLEERVAVVSRIIEILQVFQELNNFNGVLEVVSAMNSSPVYRLDHTFEQIPSRQRKILEEAHELSEDHYKKYLAKLRSINPPCVPFFGIYLTNILKTEEGNPDFLHRHGKELINFSKRRKVAEITGEIQQYQNQPYCLRVENDVRKFFENLNPMEDMCEKDFADRLFNNSLLIEPRNARSLPRFAKRYTCPLKSPGIRPTSARPGTMRHPTPLQNEPRKISYSRIPDSEVDGGAVSAPNSPCTPLTPPPASAASSSTDVGSVFDSPQGPSSPFHSSKPRPLTHAWLLHFLFDVSRGESQLLLFLFLTLFSLHPAACDAIFGPVSLPHGPRSSSVSSMVSFSRIPEDLPVPPPVPPRRRPESAPAESSPSKMMSQLDSPPAVPPRQPTCKLLPPRYSSLSSSSPPDSPPLLPPREPLNSPLHLLPPPQGRPRGELPPQAFFPSTSAPAACSSPPLSVSPSPASTKMPLPSPPLPLDGPPVPPRHSVPKLPPKTYKRESLSHAPLLDSPPAL
- the LOC133624420 gene encoding son of sevenless homolog 1-like isoform X3 translates to MQAAPLQYDFFSEDNAPKWRGLLVPSLDKVLKQVHPNLVSQQEALQYIEQLILLLLSMLCQAQPRSVQDVEERVQKSFPHPIDKWAIADAQAAIEKRKRRNPLALPVDKIHPLLKEVLGYKIDHQVSVYMVAVLEYISADILKLAGNYVRNIRHYEISQQDITVAMCADKVLMDMFHQDEEDISGFPLTDEEPSAVEEQSYYELVRSFMADGRHFLRQLDLLIKVFRERFHANAMLFSQHDVDSIFSRVLDVQEVTVKMLGLLEDTVEMTDDGSPHPLVGSCFEDLAEELAFDPYETYAQDILRSGFHQHFLSQVTKPGAAFHLQSICQGFKEAVQYVLPRLLLTPVYYCLHLFDIIKQLEEKSEDEEDKECLKQAITALLNLQSSMERICSRSLAKRRLSESACRFYSHQMKGKHLAIKKMNEIQKNIDGWEGKDIGQCCNEFIMEGTLTRVGAKHERHIFLFDGLMVCCKTNHGPPRLPGAGSAAEYRLKEKFFMRKVQINDKDDKEGEYRHAFEIILKDGNSVVFAAKSAEEKNGWMAALISLQYRSTLERMLDTAALQEDKEQHVKLPGPDVYRFAQPDSEENVVFEDSVQSKSGIPVVKAGTVLKLIERLTFHMYADPNFVRTFLTTYRSFCKPQELLDLLIERFEIPEPRPSEVDHLEGGEQPLSAELKRFRKEFVQPVQLRVLNVCRHWVEHHFYDFERDAHLLRRLEDFIASVRGKAMRKWVESITKIIQRKKQVQVSGPSHSITFQNSPPPIEWHICKPGNVDQFDLMTLHPIEIARQLTLLESDFYRSVQPSELVGSVWTKEDKEIHSPNLLRMIRHTTNLTLWFEKCIVETENLEERVAVVSRIIEILQVFQELNNFNGVLEVVSAMNSSPVYRLDHTFEQIPSRQRKILEEAHELSEDHYKKYLAKLRSINPPCVPFFGIYLTNILKTEEGNPDFLHRHGKELINFSKRRKVAEITGEIQQYQNQPYCLRVENDVRKFFENLNPMEDMCEKDFADRLFNNSLLIEPRNARSLPRFAKRYTCPLKSPGIRPTSARPGTMRHPTPLQNEPRKISYSRIPDSEVDGGAVSAPNSPCTPLTPPPASAASSSTDVGSVFDSPQGPSSPFHSRSSSVSSMVSFSRIPEDLPVPPPVPPRRRPESAPAESSPSKMMSQLDSPPAVPPRQPTCKLLPPRYSSLSSSSPPDSPPLLPPREPLNSPLHLLPPPQGRPRGELPPQAFFPSTSAPAACSSPPLSVSPSPASTKMPLPSPPLPLDGPPVPPRHSVPKLPPKTYKRESLSHAPLLDSPPAL